In the genome of Streptacidiphilus rugosus AM-16, one region contains:
- a CDS encoding HAD family hydrolase codes for MPRYDLVIFDNDGVLVDSEPLSNRLLADYLTELGFPTTIEDSYRDFMGAAAHTVHDVIAERYAGATLPAGFDEDFHGRVFAAFRENLTAVAGAPELLKWAQANAVRYCVASSAHHEWIRTAHEVTGLRPFFTDAQLFSAQDVGRGKPAPDLFLHAAAAMGVAPDRCVVLEDSPLGVAAARAAGMDVYGYSALTPRERLAAATGLIDDLARFPALL; via the coding sequence GTGCCCCGATACGACTTGGTGATATTCGACAACGACGGCGTCCTGGTGGACAGCGAACCGCTGTCCAACCGGCTCCTGGCCGACTACCTCACCGAGTTGGGCTTCCCGACCACGATCGAGGACTCCTACCGCGACTTCATGGGCGCGGCGGCGCACACCGTCCACGACGTGATCGCGGAGCGGTACGCGGGCGCGACGCTGCCGGCCGGCTTCGACGAGGACTTCCACGGCCGGGTCTTCGCGGCGTTCAGGGAGAATCTGACCGCGGTGGCGGGCGCGCCGGAACTGCTGAAATGGGCGCAGGCGAACGCCGTCCGCTACTGCGTCGCCTCCTCGGCGCACCACGAGTGGATCCGCACCGCCCACGAGGTGACGGGCCTGCGCCCGTTCTTCACCGACGCCCAGCTCTTCAGCGCCCAGGACGTCGGCCGCGGCAAGCCCGCCCCCGACCTCTTCCTCCACGCGGCGGCGGCGATGGGCGTCGCCCCCGACCGCTGCGTGGTCCTCGAGGACAGCCCCCTCGGCGTCGCCGCGGCCCGCGCCGCGGGGATGGACGTCTACGGCTACTCCGCGCTGACGCCGCGGGAGCGTCTGGCCGCCGCGACCGGCCTGATCGACGACCTGGCCCGGTTCCCGGCCCTGCTGTAG
- a CDS encoding M23 family metallopeptidase: protein MGKATRPRLRASGSANDPVVHTLVALFGATEVEPALVSAALLRRVPVQRLQESVDGLRERHGELRSVRRHRDLHQLVFAHGSELVWARLDEAGLLTSFVTGPGALTARLAASTIPAPARSSEDLPTPAPAAPAEAAPGPSGPPKPAAVARLQRTVLAYAAATAAELTFPWLTGTATGWLLVLAQTPAFAWYALRTAPTHALPPWFRSLPLVPAVVAVLAYGRVLGLGLRWGFPGLPEIGLCVGVVGLAAWTWRRSLPVPGAPTAHPLVLRSPLRDGTFVCTEAGGPAVNRHAEASLAPGGDRALRYAADLVQLGSGPQWRGRRALGLAPATNERYAIFGHPVLSPVDGVILAAVDGLPDHAPGGTSAGHPDGNHVRIGTDRGVVVLSGLREDSVLPRRGQHVAAGTPLGTVGNSASAPEPSLRLRAENSVGLGLPFRLTELRGDLTRNRRITVTD, encoded by the coding sequence ATGGGTAAGGCTACGCGTCCCCGTCTTCGCGCCTCAGGGTCCGCCAACGACCCGGTCGTGCACACGCTGGTCGCCCTCTTCGGGGCGACCGAGGTCGAGCCCGCGCTGGTCAGCGCGGCACTGCTGCGCCGGGTGCCGGTGCAGCGGCTGCAGGAGTCGGTCGACGGGCTGCGCGAGCGCCACGGCGAGTTGCGGTCCGTGCGCCGCCACCGGGACCTGCACCAGTTGGTCTTCGCCCACGGCTCCGAGCTGGTCTGGGCCCGACTGGACGAGGCGGGCCTCCTGACGTCCTTCGTCACCGGCCCCGGCGCGCTCACCGCGAGGCTCGCTGCGAGCACGATCCCGGCGCCGGCCAGGTCCAGCGAGGACCTGCCGACGCCGGCGCCCGCCGCGCCCGCCGAGGCGGCGCCCGGGCCGTCCGGGCCGCCCAAGCCGGCGGCGGTGGCGCGGCTGCAGCGCACGGTGCTGGCCTACGCCGCGGCGACGGCCGCGGAGCTGACCTTCCCCTGGCTGACCGGCACCGCCACGGGCTGGCTGCTGGTCCTGGCGCAGACCCCGGCCTTCGCCTGGTACGCGCTGCGCACCGCGCCGACGCACGCGCTGCCGCCGTGGTTCAGGTCGCTGCCGCTGGTGCCTGCGGTGGTCGCCGTCCTGGCCTACGGGCGGGTGCTCGGCCTGGGGCTGCGCTGGGGGTTCCCCGGACTGCCCGAGATCGGGCTCTGCGTCGGCGTGGTGGGTCTGGCGGCGTGGACCTGGCGGCGCTCCCTGCCCGTTCCCGGAGCGCCGACCGCCCATCCGCTGGTGCTGCGGTCCCCGCTCCGGGACGGGACCTTCGTCTGCACGGAGGCAGGCGGCCCGGCGGTCAACCGCCATGCGGAGGCCTCCCTCGCACCCGGCGGCGACCGGGCGCTGCGGTACGCGGCGGACCTGGTGCAGCTGGGCTCGGGCCCGCAGTGGCGCGGCAGGCGCGCGCTGGGTCTGGCCCCGGCGACGAACGAGCGCTACGCGATCTTCGGCCACCCGGTGCTGAGTCCGGTGGACGGCGTGATCCTGGCGGCGGTCGACGGCCTCCCCGACCACGCACCGGGCGGAACGTCGGCCGGCCACCCGGACGGCAACCACGTCCGCATCGGCACGGACCGCGGCGTGGTCGTCCTCAGCGGCCTCCGCGAGGACTCCGTCCTCCCCCGCCGCGGCCAGCACGTCGCGGCGGGCACGCCGCTGGGCACCGTCGGCAACAGCGCGTCCGCGCCGGAACCCTCCCTCCGCCTCCGCGCCGAGAACAGCGTCGGCCTGGGCCTCCCTTTCCGCCTCACGGAACTCAGGGGCGATCTCACCCGCAATCGGCGCATCACCGTCACCGACTAG
- a CDS encoding MFS transporter → MTTPAVEISPGLRQARSALLLSYVAQGAVFALLVTRIPGIQTQYGISDGLLPLFLAAVPILAGVGSISMEYVVKRTSPRAVLRVVQPVVCLTLVGVGLGDKMWEAAVALAAFGLAVGGLDASQAMSAVALQHRYGRSIMQTFYAAFSLGGIIGASLAWAQVHFKLSLLAMFGTTGLVVGVTVLIVGRWYAGPAELGHAVEEAAAAAARSIPWKPLLPLCLAMCVAYIGDATVSNWAAKYLQEGLHSSEQMTTVPYNAYMVVMLIGRLLGDARVQSWGSVRTVRLGAAVCALGFLLVALSPGPWVAVAAFAVVGLGISVIVPQVFAAGGRLFPKDSDAAVARLNIFNYVGFLVGAPLVGGLAGALGYRIAMVVPMLLILSVFAVSKAFGPGAAVEREADTVAV, encoded by the coding sequence ATGACCACACCCGCCGTCGAGATCTCGCCCGGACTGAGGCAAGCGCGCAGCGCCCTGCTGCTCAGCTATGTCGCCCAGGGGGCGGTCTTCGCGCTGCTGGTCACCCGGATCCCCGGAATCCAGACCCAGTACGGGATCAGTGACGGTCTGCTGCCGCTCTTCCTGGCCGCCGTGCCGATCCTGGCCGGCGTCGGCTCCATCTCCATGGAGTACGTGGTCAAGCGGACCTCGCCGCGGGCCGTGCTGCGGGTCGTGCAGCCGGTCGTCTGCCTGACCCTGGTCGGGGTCGGGCTGGGCGACAAGATGTGGGAGGCGGCCGTCGCGCTCGCCGCCTTCGGTCTCGCCGTCGGCGGTCTGGACGCCAGCCAGGCCATGTCCGCCGTCGCCCTCCAGCACCGCTACGGCCGCAGCATCATGCAGACCTTCTACGCCGCGTTCAGCCTCGGCGGCATCATCGGCGCCTCGCTGGCCTGGGCCCAGGTGCACTTCAAGCTGAGCCTGCTGGCCATGTTCGGCACCACCGGGCTGGTCGTCGGCGTCACCGTGCTGATCGTCGGCCGCTGGTACGCGGGCCCGGCGGAGCTCGGCCACGCGGTCGAGGAGGCCGCTGCTGCCGCTGCCCGCTCCATCCCGTGGAAGCCGCTGCTGCCGCTCTGCCTGGCCATGTGCGTCGCCTACATCGGCGACGCCACGGTCTCGAACTGGGCCGCCAAGTACCTCCAGGAGGGCCTGCACAGCTCCGAGCAGATGACGACGGTGCCCTACAACGCCTACATGGTCGTGATGCTGATCGGCCGCCTGCTCGGCGACGCCCGCGTGCAGAGCTGGGGCAGCGTCCGCACGGTGCGCCTCGGCGCGGCGGTCTGCGCGCTCGGCTTCCTGCTCGTCGCGCTCTCGCCCGGCCCCTGGGTCGCGGTCGCCGCCTTCGCGGTGGTCGGCCTCGGGATCAGCGTCATCGTGCCGCAGGTCTTCGCGGCCGGCGGCCGGCTCTTCCCGAAGGACTCCGACGCGGCGGTGGCCCGCCTCAACATCTTCAACTACGTCGGCTTCCTGGTCGGCGCCCCGCTCGTCGGCGGCCTCGCCGGGGCGCTGGGCTACCGGATCGCGATGGTGGTGCCGATGCTGCTGATCCTCTCCGTCTTCGCCGTCAGCAAGGCCTTCGGGCCGGGCGCCGCGGTCGAGCGTGAGGCCGATACCGTGGCGGTATGA
- a CDS encoding acetoin utilization protein AcuC → MTVTRLYWDDALTSYDFGPGHPMDPVRLRLTMDLVRAFELDRLPQLRLIAAPAAGESTLRLVHEPGYIAAVEAVGATGVPNTARGLGTEDNPAFAAIHSASALIAGQSVAAAEAVWREGGHAVNFSGGLHHAMPGQASGFCVYNDAALAVARLLELGAERVVYVDVDVHHGDGVEKAFWNDPRVLTISLHEHPRTLFPQTGWPEETGGAAGTAVNVALPAGTGDAGWLRAFHAIVPPLVEAFRPQALVTQHGADTHIDDPLAHLAVSLDAQRALMLAASELASRHAGDRWLALGGGGYAVVDVVPRSWTHLVAISAGAPIAPEAEVPADWRAQVFARTRETAPLRMTDGFAATWKDFDSGYDPADRVDQAVLATRKAVFPHHGLLL, encoded by the coding sequence ATGACCGTCACGCGGCTGTACTGGGACGACGCCCTCACCTCGTACGACTTCGGCCCGGGCCACCCGATGGACCCGGTCCGGCTGAGGCTCACCATGGACCTGGTGCGCGCCTTCGAGCTCGACCGGCTGCCGCAGCTGCGGCTGATCGCCGCCCCGGCGGCGGGGGAGTCGACGCTGCGCCTGGTCCACGAGCCCGGCTACATCGCGGCGGTGGAGGCCGTCGGCGCGACCGGCGTCCCGAACACGGCCCGCGGCCTCGGCACCGAGGACAACCCGGCCTTCGCGGCCATCCACTCCGCCTCCGCGCTGATCGCCGGCCAGTCCGTGGCGGCCGCCGAGGCGGTCTGGCGCGAGGGCGGCCACGCGGTCAACTTCTCCGGCGGCCTGCACCACGCCATGCCGGGCCAGGCGTCGGGCTTCTGCGTCTACAACGACGCCGCGCTGGCCGTCGCCAGACTGCTGGAGCTGGGCGCGGAACGCGTGGTCTACGTGGACGTCGACGTGCACCACGGCGACGGCGTCGAGAAGGCTTTCTGGAACGACCCCCGGGTGCTGACGATCTCCCTGCACGAGCACCCGCGCACGCTCTTCCCGCAGACCGGCTGGCCGGAGGAGACGGGCGGCGCGGCCGGCACCGCGGTCAACGTGGCGCTGCCCGCGGGCACCGGCGACGCGGGCTGGCTGCGGGCCTTCCACGCGATCGTGCCCCCGCTGGTCGAGGCCTTCCGCCCGCAGGCGCTGGTCACCCAGCACGGCGCGGACACCCACATCGACGACCCCCTCGCCCACCTCGCCGTCAGCCTCGACGCTCAGCGCGCGCTGATGCTCGCCGCGAGCGAGCTGGCGTCCCGGCACGCGGGCGACCGCTGGCTGGCGCTGGGCGGCGGGGGCTACGCGGTGGTGGACGTGGTCCCGCGCTCCTGGACCCACCTGGTCGCGATCTCGGCGGGCGCGCCGATCGCCCCCGAGGCGGAGGTCCCCGCGGACTGGCGCGCCCAGGTCTTCGCGAGAACGCGGGAGACCGCACCGCTCCGCATGACCGACGGCTTCGCCGCGACCTGGAAGGACTTCGACTCGGGCTACGACCCCGCGGACCGGGTCGACCAGGCCGTTCTGGCTACCCGCAAGGCCGTCTTCCCGCACCACGGACTCCTGCTGTAG
- a CDS encoding phosphatase, which produces MKAISRDELVSHLLETGLAGRVATTREHNLRNFARFARRDPDVLFGLDPDGAWGEADVLALMARRCGVNPDPAHRHGVDTIDAELTADALGRLAAVLRRLAEARGSVLLGTGHPSRLQPMYAAYGRALRAAGCATLTPARERSFDMHGADGARPCALDYREQVGVLRVYEETASSNQKGAPRSLGEPVHTHSPQPVRIALAALAEQERTVPDLVLGDHGWACGAGRLGIRSVGFADSNDPAVFVAEEEGHVEVAIPLDDGLRPDCYRMLTAYVLQLAGLSQ; this is translated from the coding sequence GTGAAGGCGATCAGTCGAGACGAGCTCGTCTCCCATCTGCTGGAGACCGGACTGGCCGGACGCGTCGCCACGACGCGGGAGCACAACCTGCGGAACTTCGCCCGGTTCGCCCGGCGGGATCCCGACGTCCTGTTCGGGCTGGACCCGGACGGCGCCTGGGGGGAGGCGGACGTGCTGGCGCTGATGGCGCGGCGCTGCGGGGTGAATCCCGACCCCGCGCACCGGCACGGCGTGGACACCATCGACGCCGAGCTCACCGCCGACGCCCTCGGCCGGCTCGCCGCCGTGCTGAGGCGGCTCGCCGAGGCGCGCGGCAGCGTCCTGCTCGGGACCGGGCACCCCTCGCGGCTCCAGCCGATGTACGCCGCCTACGGGCGAGCCCTGCGGGCCGCCGGATGCGCCACGCTCACTCCGGCGCGCGAGCGGAGCTTCGACATGCACGGGGCGGACGGCGCGCGCCCCTGCGCCCTTGACTACCGCGAGCAGGTCGGCGTGCTCAGGGTGTATGAAGAGACCGCGTCAAGCAACCAGAAGGGAGCCCCCCGCTCCCTGGGGGAGCCGGTCCACACCCACTCGCCGCAGCCCGTGCGGATCGCCCTCGCCGCTCTCGCGGAGCAGGAGCGGACCGTGCCCGACCTGGTGCTCGGCGACCACGGGTGGGCCTGCGGCGCGGGCCGGCTCGGGATCCGCAGCGTCGGCTTCGCCGACAGCAACGACCCGGCCGTGTTCGTCGCCGAGGAGGAGGGGCACGTCGAGGTGGCGATCCCCCTCGACGACGGACTGCGTCCGGACTGCTACAGAATGCTTACTGCCTACGTACTGCAACTGGCCGGTCTGTCTCAGTAA
- a CDS encoding helix-turn-helix domain-containing protein, translating to MASGERPLNEVNFLTVAEVASVMRVSKMTVYRLVHSSELPAIRVGRSFRVPEQAVHDYLRDSYVGRETA from the coding sequence ATGGCGTCTGGAGAGCGGCCTCTGAACGAGGTCAACTTCCTCACCGTGGCGGAAGTCGCCTCGGTGATGCGAGTGTCGAAGATGACCGTGTACCGACTGGTGCACAGCAGCGAGTTGCCGGCCATCCGGGTCGGCCGCTCGTTCCGTGTACCGGAACAAGCGGTGCACGACTACCTCCGCGACTCCTACGTGGGACGGGAGACCGCGTAG
- a CDS encoding 30S ribosomal protein bS22, which yields MGSVIKKRRKRMAKKKHRKLLKRTRVQRRNKK from the coding sequence ATGGGTTCCGTCATCAAGAAGCGTCGCAAGCGTATGGCCAAGAAGAAGCACCGCAAGCTTCTCAAGCGCACGCGCGTCCAGCGTCGTAACAAGAAGTAA
- a CDS encoding NAD-dependent epimerase/dehydratase family protein, producing the protein MGNVVLVTGVGRHLGSRFAQVIRDQPGVDHVVGVDVHPGAHAIEGAAPYTFVGADIRRPVVARVIADHGVTTVVHLNVSTTTLGSTSRGAVKETNVIGTMQLLAAVQKAPSVKRLVVKSTTSVYGSAPRDPAVFQERMQPKVLPTGGFAKDAVEVEGYVRGFARRRPDVAVGVLRFANILGEDADTPLNEYFALPVLPTVLGFDPRLQFVHEDDAVEVLRLAAMEPRRGTTNVGTFNVAGEGVMVLSQAARRLGKPTVPMLLQAVSWMAGLARQTRLLDFSPEQLRLLTHGRVVDTTLLRETFGYTPAYTTEQALAALARAKRPGLLPPERIADWTDRAATLLPRPDAAAATSTIRRTEG; encoded by the coding sequence GTGGGCAACGTCGTACTCGTCACCGGGGTCGGCAGGCATCTGGGGAGCCGCTTCGCGCAGGTGATCAGAGACCAGCCCGGGGTCGACCACGTCGTCGGCGTCGACGTCCACCCCGGCGCGCACGCGATCGAGGGCGCCGCGCCCTACACCTTCGTCGGCGCCGACATCCGGCGCCCGGTCGTGGCCAGGGTGATAGCCGACCACGGCGTCACCACCGTGGTGCACCTCAACGTCAGCACCACCACCCTGGGCTCCACCAGCCGCGGCGCGGTCAAGGAGACCAACGTCATCGGCACCATGCAGCTGCTGGCCGCCGTGCAGAAGGCGCCGAGCGTGAAGCGGCTGGTGGTGAAGTCGACCACCAGCGTCTACGGCTCCGCCCCGCGCGACCCGGCCGTCTTCCAGGAGCGGATGCAGCCCAAGGTGCTGCCCACCGGCGGCTTCGCCAAGGACGCGGTCGAGGTCGAGGGCTACGTCCGCGGCTTCGCGCGCCGACGCCCCGACGTCGCGGTCGGGGTGCTGCGCTTCGCCAACATCCTGGGCGAGGACGCGGACACCCCGCTGAACGAGTACTTCGCGCTGCCGGTCCTGCCGACGGTCCTCGGCTTCGACCCCCGGTTGCAGTTCGTGCACGAGGACGACGCGGTGGAGGTGCTGCGCCTGGCGGCCATGGAGCCGCGCCGCGGCACGACCAACGTCGGGACGTTCAACGTCGCGGGCGAGGGCGTCATGGTGCTCTCGCAGGCCGCGCGCCGGCTCGGCAAGCCCACCGTGCCGATGCTGCTGCAGGCGGTCAGCTGGATGGCGGGCCTGGCCCGGCAGACCCGGCTGCTGGACTTCTCCCCCGAGCAGCTGCGGCTGCTGACGCACGGCAGGGTCGTCGACACGACGCTGCTGCGGGAGACCTTCGGCTACACCCCCGCGTACACCACGGAGCAGGCTCTCGCGGCACTGGCCAGGGCCAAGCGCCCGGGACTGCTGCCGCCGGAGCGGATCGCGGACTGGACCGACCGGGCGGCCACGCTGCTGCCGAGGCCGGACGCGGCCGCGGCGACGTCGACGATCAGGAGGACAGAGGGATGA
- a CDS encoding lysophospholipid acyltransferase family protein has product MSPAREQAWRDEREAKVIPITKRRGAPAAQPPEAVSEPQPAAGGGIADTVAHAVGGALAGPLGGVAGRLFGKGWEQRAANGLGFLRRRLTGDYEVDEFGFDEELTEEVLLSLVRPLAEKYFRLEVRGAENLPLEGGALVVANHSGVLPLDALMTQVAIHDHAGRNLRMLAADLVFVLPGVNELARKAGHTLACNEDAQRLLENGEIVGVWPEGFKGIGKPFADRYKLQRFGRGGFVSSALRAGVPIVPCSIVGAEETYPMIGNAKTLARLLGLPYVPITPTFPWLGPLGAVPLPTKWVIQFGEPIPTDAYPPEAADDPMLMFNLTDQVRETIQHTLYRMLVQRRSVFF; this is encoded by the coding sequence ATGAGCCCGGCCAGGGAGCAGGCGTGGCGTGATGAGCGCGAGGCCAAGGTCATCCCCATCACGAAGCGGCGCGGCGCGCCCGCGGCGCAGCCGCCGGAGGCCGTGAGCGAGCCGCAGCCCGCCGCGGGTGGCGGGATCGCGGACACCGTCGCCCACGCGGTCGGCGGCGCCCTGGCGGGCCCGTTGGGCGGCGTGGCGGGCAGGCTCTTCGGCAAGGGATGGGAGCAGCGGGCCGCCAACGGCCTGGGCTTCCTGCGGCGGCGGCTGACCGGCGACTACGAGGTCGACGAGTTCGGCTTCGACGAGGAGCTGACCGAGGAGGTGCTGCTCTCGCTGGTCCGCCCGCTGGCGGAGAAGTACTTCAGGCTGGAGGTCCGCGGCGCGGAGAACCTGCCGCTGGAGGGCGGCGCGCTGGTCGTGGCCAACCACTCGGGCGTGCTTCCGCTGGACGCGCTGATGACACAGGTGGCGATCCACGACCACGCCGGCCGCAACCTGCGGATGCTGGCGGCGGACCTGGTCTTCGTGCTGCCGGGCGTCAACGAGCTCGCCCGCAAGGCCGGACACACGCTGGCCTGCAACGAGGACGCGCAGCGGCTGCTGGAGAACGGCGAGATCGTCGGCGTCTGGCCGGAGGGCTTCAAGGGCATCGGCAAGCCTTTCGCGGACCGCTACAAGCTGCAGCGTTTCGGGCGCGGCGGCTTCGTCTCCTCCGCGTTGCGGGCCGGGGTGCCGATCGTGCCCTGCTCGATCGTGGGCGCGGAGGAGACCTATCCGATGATCGGCAACGCGAAGACGCTGGCCCGTCTGCTGGGCCTGCCCTACGTGCCGATCACGCCGACCTTCCCCTGGCTGGGCCCGCTGGGCGCGGTGCCGCTGCCGACGAAGTGGGTCATCCAGTTCGGCGAGCCGATCCCTACGGACGCCTACCCGCCCGAGGCGGCGGACGACCCGATGCTGATGTTCAACCTGACGGACCAGGTCAGGGAGACCATCCAGCACACGCTCTACCGGATGCTGGTCCAGCGCCGCTCGGTGTTCTTCTGA
- a CDS encoding aldo/keto reductase, with the protein MTSPTITAAASGTWTLGDLTVNRIGFGAMRLPQTGPALVPGAAPRDRDQAIGVLRRTVELGVNHIDTAAFYFSPLRSANELINRALAPYPDDLVIATKVGQPRDPSGAWLPHAGPGQLRGLVEENLRQLGRDHLDLVNLRIVGPDSVAERFGVLAGLREAGLIRHLGLSNVQPHQLAEAQGIAPVVCVQNMYGLGVRPDQDDFVRHCGGQGVAFVPFYSIAADGRQGGAGGAEHPEVLAVARVHGVAPAQVRIAWTLQRGPHLLAIPGTGDPDHLAANVAAGALRLSADELALLDALHHR; encoded by the coding sequence ATGACCTCACCGACGATCACCGCCGCCGCCTCCGGCACCTGGACACTGGGCGACCTGACGGTCAACCGGATCGGCTTCGGGGCGATGCGGCTGCCGCAGACCGGGCCCGCGCTCGTGCCCGGCGCCGCTCCGCGCGACCGGGACCAGGCGATCGGCGTGCTGCGCCGCACCGTCGAGCTCGGCGTGAACCACATCGACACCGCCGCGTTCTACTTCTCACCGCTCCGGTCGGCCAACGAACTGATCAACCGGGCGCTCGCTCCCTATCCGGACGACCTCGTCATCGCCACCAAGGTCGGCCAGCCGCGGGACCCCTCGGGCGCGTGGCTGCCGCACGCCGGGCCGGGACAGCTGCGCGGGCTGGTGGAGGAGAACCTGCGTCAACTCGGCCGCGACCACCTCGACCTGGTGAACCTGCGCATCGTCGGCCCCGACTCGGTCGCCGAGCGCTTCGGGGTGCTGGCCGGGCTCCGCGAGGCCGGGCTGATCCGCCATCTCGGTCTCTCCAACGTCCAGCCGCACCAGCTCGCCGAGGCGCAGGGGATCGCGCCCGTGGTGTGCGTGCAGAACATGTACGGGCTCGGGGTGCGGCCCGACCAGGACGACTTCGTCCGCCACTGCGGCGGGCAGGGCGTCGCCTTCGTGCCGTTCTACTCGATCGCCGCCGACGGTCGGCAGGGCGGGGCGGGCGGGGCGGAGCATCCGGAGGTCCTGGCCGTCGCGCGGGTCCACGGCGTCGCTCCCGCCCAGGTCAGGATCGCCTGGACGCTGCAGCGCGGCCCGCACCTGCTGGCCATTCCCGGCACCGGCGACCCGGACCATCTGGCCGCCAACGTGGCCGCCGGGGCGCTGCGGCTCTCCGCGGACGAGCTGGCCCTGCTGGACGCCCTGCACCACCGCTGA
- a CDS encoding DUF5937 family protein, which produces MAESAQSAQLTFSADDVARVRFAVSPLWQVGTSFRLLASGVSDPVHRRWLEQVRPRVAAAGLDRGRLAELIPPSGYAPDFLNPAPAGPAPTLAEELAALTAGPADRVRADLDHLGWHRGGLGPGLRSLHADPAGRLARVAEEIETYWELALAPYWARIRAVLDADVFHRARQVARHGAGHLFNELHPQLSWDENALRLVRRQRKLTRETAGAGLLLIPSAFKGPGLSTRVAPPDPPQLAYRARGVGALWERRAVGGTEATAAVLGRSRTLLLGELENPATTSDLARRTGISPAGVSQHLKALREAGFVTAHRAGREVLYARTAVAEAVLAAAVDG; this is translated from the coding sequence GTGGCGGAGTCGGCGCAGTCGGCGCAGCTGACGTTCTCGGCGGACGACGTGGCGCGCGTGCGCTTCGCGGTCTCGCCCCTGTGGCAGGTGGGGACCAGTTTCCGGCTGCTGGCGTCCGGCGTCTCCGACCCGGTGCACCGGCGCTGGCTGGAGCAGGTCCGGCCGCGGGTGGCGGCCGCCGGACTGGACCGGGGCCGGCTCGCCGAGCTGATCCCGCCCTCCGGCTACGCCCCGGACTTCCTGAACCCCGCGCCCGCCGGTCCCGCTCCGACCCTGGCGGAGGAACTGGCCGCCCTCACCGCCGGTCCCGCGGACCGGGTCCGCGCCGACCTCGACCATCTCGGGTGGCACCGGGGCGGCCTCGGCCCCGGCCTGCGCTCCCTGCACGCCGACCCGGCGGGCCGGCTGGCCCGGGTCGCCGAGGAGATCGAGACCTACTGGGAGCTGGCACTCGCCCCCTACTGGGCGCGGATCCGCGCGGTGCTGGACGCCGACGTCTTCCACCGGGCCCGGCAGGTCGCCCGGCACGGGGCCGGCCATCTCTTCAACGAGCTGCATCCGCAGCTGAGCTGGGACGAGAACGCGCTGCGGCTGGTCCGTCGGCAGCGGAAGCTGACCAGGGAGACGGCGGGAGCGGGACTGCTGCTGATCCCGTCGGCGTTCAAGGGACCGGGCCTGTCGACCAGGGTCGCGCCGCCGGATCCGCCGCAGCTGGCCTACCGGGCGCGCGGGGTCGGAGCCCTGTGGGAACGCCGCGCCGTCGGTGGGACGGAGGCGACCGCCGCCGTGCTCGGCCGCTCCCGGACGCTGCTGCTCGGTGAGTTGGAGAACCCGGCGACCACGTCCGACCTGGCCCGGCGCACCGGGATCTCGCCGGCCGGCGTCTCCCAGCACCTGAAGGCCCTGCGCGAAGCCGGCTTCGTCACCGCGCACCGCGCCGGCCGCGAGGTGCTCTACGCCCGCACCGCTGTGGCGGAGGCCGTGCTGGCCGCGGCAGTCGACGGCTGA